The genomic segment CTCGGTTACCCCATTCGTAGGGCAGTTCACCGCCAAGACGGAGCTGATTGGAATCGGGCTCGACCGTCGTGACGTTCACATCGAAGGGTGCGTAGTCTTCGGCGACGCGTGCCCAAATTTGCTCGATGCGATCGAGTTCGGTTTGCGAGAACGTCGTGAGATCATCGTCGATGGAATACGCGGGGGTATCGAATGACGCTCCGCCTGTGAAGCTCCAGTTCCAGCTCGTGCTGGAGGTTGTGTGGCCGTTGAAGTCGAGATAGATGGTCATGGTCGAGCCGGGGAGGCTGCTGAGTTGAGGTACAGAGTCGAGACTGAAGAGGTCGCCTGATCCGCTGGTTGTTCCTGAGCCGCCATCTAGTGAGGCCAGGTATTCAGCGAGGACGTCTTCGGGGACGGCCTGGTCACGATAGATCTCGAGTCCGTTGCCCAGATCGATCAGGTCGTCGCTGTGATTGTGGCCATCGTTGGCATGATGGACTTCATCGGAGGTCCCCATACCTGAGCATCCGCAGCATGCGCAGGCTGGGCCGTGTCCGTCTGAGTCGGCAAAGGATTCCAGGGGCGTTGCTGAGAAGAGCACGCGAGACTCGAGGTTTTCGAGGCCCGCAGGCAAGATGGGCGCATGACGACCGCTGTTAGCACGCATTTCTTTCTCCATGGCGCGGCTCGATGCCGCGCTTCCTCTCGTATGTGCGAACAGGCAGGGATCCACCACCCCATGCCTTCAGTGATAGCTACGAATTCAAATCGCCAGGATCCTAGCGGAACTGGCTAAGAATCAACAGCTTGGGCTTGCCCAAACCGCTCATCCGGACTCAGTTCACGGACAACCTGCCATGCTTCGATCGGGCGTTCGATGCCTTTGGCGTGAATGGGCTCGAGTTGTTCGAGCTCGAAGCGTCCGTCAAGGTGGGCCCAGGTCTTCTTCTCGATGGTGACCTGACCGGGTTTGCAGTTCTGCTCAAGACGGGCGGCCATGTTCACTGGACGCCCGAGGATGGTGTACGCGGCGAAGCGATCGCCACCTAAATAGCCCACAGTGGCGTATCCGGTGCATAAACCGGCACGGATCTTGAGGGTCTTGCGCGACTTGGCGAGTCGATCGGAGATGGCGTCAAATCTTGCCTGGAGCGCCAGAGCTGCCCTGGCTGCCCAGGCTGCCTTGTCTTCCAGGGGCTCGGGTGCGCCAAAATAGGCAAGCACGCCGTCGCCGAGGAACTTGTCGAGGGTTCCGTGGTTTTCGACGAGGATGGCCATGGCTTCTTCGTACCAGACGGTGAGGAACTCGGAGATCTCTTCGGGCTCTGCCGTGTCGCTGAGTGAGGTGAAGCCGGCGATATCGACGAACATGATCGTGATCTCGTGGCGGACAGGAGCTAGCGAGGTTCGCGTGACGCCATGGCGATAGAGTTCTTCAAGAAGGGCTGGCGAGACGAAGCGGCTAAGGATGGTCGAGAGACGCGTGGCCCAGCGGTAGGCTCGGCTGAGCGCCGCGAGCGTGGCGGCCGTGGCCGCGAGGATCACTGAGACGAGGGGAAGGGCGACGGGCAGGTAGTAAGGCGTGGGGCCGACGAAGAGCATCGGGGACGCGAGCAACAGACCGATGATGATGCTCGCGGTCGCCGCGACCGAGAGCCAGGCACTGCGGAGGAGGTAGATGCCCCCCAGCGCCAACCCGAGAAAGATGGTGAGTCCTTCAACGAGCCAGCGCGGCGCAGCGGTGATGATCTGTCCTGTGAGGACGCCATTGATGACGTTGTAGAGCACCATGACGCCCGGGAGTTCAAAGTCGAGCGGGCTGGTGACGAGGTCGTTGGTGTAGGTAGCGGTCTCGCCGATGAGGATGATCTTACCTTGGTAGGTTGATCGGAAGTCTTCAGGGAAGGGGACGACCGATTCCCAGGTGGTGTAGTAGGAGCGGACCTCGGCGTTCTGCAGCCAGTCGGGGATGAAGTTGATGCGGAGTCGTCCGGCTTCGTCGATTGGGAGGCTTCGATCGCCGTCGGCAAGTGGGAGAAGAATCGAGCGACCGGACTGGCGGATGCGTTGGCGCAGCTGGCCCGAGGGGTCGAGTGCGTGGAGGGCGGCGGCGAAGGGGAGCGAGGGGAAGAGTCGGTTGTTGGCGTTGGTGACGAGTGGGGTTCTGCGGACGACGCCGTCGTCTTCGAGGGTGTAGGCGACGTGGCCTCCGCCAACGGCGGCATCGCTGAACTTGGGATTGGGCCGGAGCTTGCCGACACGGAAATAAGGAACAGGCCAGCGATCGGCCAGCTCGGCCTGCGAGCCGACAGCGACCTGATTGATC from the Phycisphaeraceae bacterium genome contains:
- a CDS encoding adenylate/guanylate cyclase domain-containing protein; amino-acid sequence: MPKPRRARIQTGRSWLTFAVAALAGILIVALHRAEPRFLTPLESYNYDTLLQQRSHVPDVDDRLILLALDNREEDFITHLREEWEDLDGEYYKDYFEGVITPIDQITDRELLRMAHGRLMQAFGQMGVTAMVWDVAFDTLTSRDPNQISEADTLLRDGLASVPSFLAIEGRLVDTGEQATVRNTDDNQLINQVAVGSQAELADRWPVPYFRVGKLRPNPKFSDAAVGGGHVAYTLEDDGVVRRTPLVTNANNRLFPSLPFAAALHALDPSGQLRQRIRQSGRSILLPLADGDRSLPIDEAGRLRINFIPDWLQNAEVRSYYTTWESVVPFPEDFRSTYQGKIILIGETATYTNDLVTSPLDFELPGVMVLYNVINGVLTGQIITAAPRWLVEGLTIFLGLALGGIYLLRSAWLSVAATASIIIGLLLASPMLFVGPTPYYLPVALPLVSVILAATAATLAALSRAYRWATRLSTILSRFVSPALLEELYRHGVTRTSLAPVRHEITIMFVDIAGFTSLSDTAEPEEISEFLTVWYEEAMAILVENHGTLDKFLGDGVLAYFGAPEPLEDKAAWAARAALALQARFDAISDRLAKSRKTLKIRAGLCTGYATVGYLGGDRFAAYTILGRPVNMAARLEQNCKPGQVTIEKKTWAHLDGRFELEQLEPIHAKGIERPIEAWQVVRELSPDERFGQAQAVDS